The following DNA comes from Hahella chejuensis KCTC 2396.
GGCCATGTCATTGGCAAGATAAACAGCAACGCTTCGCAGGTTCGCGTTTGTAGAACTCTTGACAGACATAACCTGTAAGCCGGCAATTCCGAGCAACCCAATCGCCAGGATAACTACCGCAACCAATATCTCTATTAATGTGAAACCCTTCTGTCCGCCTATCATGGGCACACCTCATCGATAATCGTTACACGGCCAGCCGAAGAAACGTCAACCTTGCGGCCAGTGGCTATATTATTATTACCACTACATAACTTGATACTCGCGGCGACCGAGGCGAAGCCAGAGCCAGAAAATGAAATCGCTGTTGATGGGCCCGTCGCAGTAGTCTCATCTTTAAATGCATCGAAGATCCGAAGCTGCTCTTCACCAGCGTCATAGGAGCCATCGTTGTCCGTATCGATCCAGACCCGATACCCTCCTTGCCATCCTGTACCGCCACTGGAAGCAGCAATCCGAGTAGTACGGCCTCGCTTTACAGCTTCCGACCTAGCAAAATTTAGCGCCCCTACCAGTTCGTTTGTGCTTGAGGTAAGTCTGTTGCTGTCGATAACATACCCCATTCCGGGAAGCCCAAATGCTAATGCGATTGCGATAATCGTTAAGACGACCATCAACTCAACTAATGTAAAACCTTTCTGCTTCATAGATTCTCATCCTTCTTCAGCACCTTAAAAATAATTTAGATGAATAGCATAGTCATGCGCCGCACGATAAACGGAGCATTTGCGGGATAAACGGTCTCAATGGGTGGGGAAGTGTGAACTGGAGCACAGGCCGGGCTGCACTCCAGTTTGATCATGACTGGTTAACGGCGGGGATTCTGAGCTCTTTAGGCATGGAGAAAACGATGTTTTCCTCGCGTCCAGCTATCTCAGCCGGAGCTTCGCCGCCAAGCTCTCTTAGCCTTTGCACGACTTGCTGCACCAGCACTTCTGGGGCGGAAGCACCTGCAGTAACGCCAACACTGGCGGCGCCGGCGAACCAGTCTGGTTGGATCTCATGAGCGCCATCGATAAGATAAGCGGGTGTCTGCATCCGCTCAGCCAACTCGCGCAAGCGATTGGAGTTGGAACTGTTTACCGAACCAACCACCAGCACCACGTCGCATGTGGCCGCTAACTCTTTGACTGCATCCTGGCGATTTTGCGTCGCATAGCAAATATCATCTTTACGCGGGCCTTTGATTTCAGGGAACGTTTGCCGTAGCGCATCAATTACCCGGGCCGTGTCATCAACAGACAGCGTTGTCTGGGTAACATAAGCGAGATTGCCAGGATCGTTAACAATAAGTCTGCCAACATCCTCTTCATCCTCTACCAGGTAGATAGCGCCGCCGTTAGCGCTATCATATTGTCCCATCGTACCTTCCACTTCAGGGTGTCCGGCATGACCTATCAGGATACACTCCCGACCATCTCTGGAGTAACGCATTACTTCCATATGAACTTTGGTAACCAGTGGGCAG
Coding sequences within:
- the ispH gene encoding 4-hydroxy-3-methylbut-2-enyl diphosphate reductase, producing the protein MKIKLANPRGFCAGVDRAIEIVNRALDVFGAPIYVRHEVVHNRFVVEGLRTRGAVFVDELDEVPDGALVIFSAHGVSQEVRQEADARGLKVFDATCPLVTKVHMEVMRYSRDGRECILIGHAGHPEVEGTMGQYDSANGGAIYLVEDEEDVGRLIVNDPGNLAYVTQTTLSVDDTARVIDALRQTFPEIKGPRKDDICYATQNRQDAVKELAATCDVVLVVGSVNSSNSNRLRELAERMQTPAYLIDGAHEIQPDWFAGAASVGVTAGASAPEVLVQQVVQRLRELGGEAPAEIAGREENIVFSMPKELRIPAVNQS
- a CDS encoding GspH/FimT family pseudopilin; translation: MKQKGFTLVELMVVLTIIAIALAFGLPGMGYVIDSNRLTSSTNELVGALNFARSEAVKRGRTTRIAASSGGTGWQGGYRVWIDTDNDGSYDAGEEQLRIFDAFKDETTATGPSTAISFSGSGFASVAASIKLCSGNNNIATGRKVDVSSAGRVTIIDEVCP